GAGTTGAAACCCGTGAGTGTGCCTTGTGAGTCAAAGACCATCGGTGCGGTAGAGCCGGAGCTGGCACATAGTCCATCGCACAGGTTGCCAGACACGAAGTCCAATTTCAGCGCGCCAGTCAGAATAAACCCTGGTACCGGGTTACCAGAAGCGTCAGTATTTTCTCCCTGAGTAAAATGCACCGGAGGCGTTGTCGGCTCCGGCGGCGGCAGGTCGGTGCGCTTGTTGGTCAGCACGGGCTTGACCTCCTGCGTCTGCACGTAATAGGACTCGCCATTGGTCACGCTCAGGCAGCCCGCGCCATTGCACACTTCGATCTGGCCTTCGCCTACCGTGCCGGTGACCGACTTGCCGTATTGGATGGTGTATTCGGTGCCGCGGATACCGATGGTCGCCACGGAAGTGCTGACCTGATAGTTTTGTTTGTTGCTGCGGCCCACCAGTCCGGTGATGGTGCGCAAACCCCCTTTGAGCAAGCTGAAGAAGCCTTTCTCGTTGCCGTCCTGCTTGCCGTCGAAACGGTACTGGTCGATGCGGAATTGGGATTCGGGTTGCAGCGAGACGTAGGCCCCGTCGGTGAAGCGCAATTGGGCGCGCCCGCCGTTGGTGTTCACGGTGTCGCCTTGTTCGATCTGCGCCCCCTTGCCCAGCGGGCGGCTCTGCCCATTGGACCCCACCGCAGTGACGTTTCCCACCGCAAAATCCACTTGCGCGGCGGTCGCCGAGTATCCGATGACCGGGTAGGCCGAGGCAATCAGCGCGAGCAACGCCGCACGGCCGTTCAAACTAAAGCGATCTTGAGGCATGTTTACCTCTCCCTGAATTGTGCAACCTCGTTCAAATCCGACGGCCGCGAATGTTGTAACGCCCCTGTTTGCGCCATCGTCCGTCACTTCCGTGACGTTTAACGTCCTATAAATCCCGACTCCTACGGCACCTGACCGGCGATACCCGGTCGGTCACGTAGCGGCATCAACAAAACAACCGATCCCTCGACGATCCAAAGCGAAACGTATGCCACTAAGACAGCCTGGCCGGGCATCGCCTTGCATATCCCCCCCGCCGTCGCCCGGCGGTCACATATCCTGCCGCAAAGTGATCTGATAAATCACCCGGTCGAAATGATATATGTCGATGTTCGATCTACTATCGGTCCAGCTGATCTGAGGCGTAATGCGCAGGTTCTTCTTCGGAACGAAGATCAAGCCACCGGAAGCACTGTATTGGGTGTCCTTGCGATCGACCAGGAAGAACGGATCGGGGCCGCCATATTCGCGCCGTTCGCCGCTGGCGTTGGCGAATATCGAGTACTTCTCGTTCAGATTCCATTGCGCTCCGAAACGCGCGCCGTAGATGTCGTTTCCGAGCTGGGGCACATTGTCGGCTTTTTCCTTCTCCGTACCACCATACAATCCCACGTAAGTGATCACCGTTCCGCGGCCGAATGCGTGGGCGTAGCCGACGCCGCCGATGTAACGGTCGGCATCGCGGATCTGCTGGCTCGGATAAACCAGATCGCTGTATTGCAGGAATACGCTGATCTGATTGCGCGAGTCGAAATCGTGCTGCCACTGCCCGGTAACACCTGATGCATTGCGATAAGCGTCGCTATAGACCTGCGGATCGTCGACGAAGAACGAGTTGTACTGCGCGGCCAGCGTGAAGGTGTCGCGATCCCAGCGGTAACTCAGACCCAGATTCGCGTCCAAGTAGTAAGTGGAAAATTTGTCCTCGCTGGTATTGGTCTTGTTCTGGTAGGTCAGGCCGCCGAAAAGGGCGAGTTGCTTCGAAAAGGGATGCTGGAAGTTCACTCCACCGCCGAAGCTGATGAATTCGTCATCCAGTTTCGTCGCGGTGGACGCCAGCGTAAATACCAGGCCGCCGAACGCCGGTATGGCCACCTGATTTTCAGCCGTAGCACTGTTCACATTCGTGTCGTAGCCGATGCCGACTTCCACGAAACCGCGGATGGTGGTGCGCTCGGATTCCTGGACGCGCGTAATTGCATCGAGGAAGCGATCGATGGTCGCGGAAACCTCCGGCGGCACTTCCTGCTTCTTGACGTTTTCGAATTCGCGCTTGGCAGCTTCGGTTTCCTTCAGGTTGTAGTAGGCACGTGCGATCTGGGCGCGGGCCTGGGCGCTGTTCGGCTGGACCGCGAGCACGCGCTCCAGAGCGAAGACGGCTTCGGTGTTCCTGCCAAGTTCCAGTGCCGCCGAACCCAGCAAATAGTCGTAGTCCGGATCTCCTGCACGGGTCGACTGCAGGGGGATGAGGAGGTTGTAGGCCTCCTGCGCATTGCCGTTCTCGAGTTGTTGCCTAGCCTTCAGCAGCAGATCGTCGGCAGCGAATCCAGAAAGCGGAAGGACAACGATGAACGACAGTAGCAATGCGAACTGCCTTAGACGCCGCATGAGCATACCCCTTATATTCAATGTGCAACGTAAACCGCGACTTTAAAAGGCTTTTTATCGCCCGAACCTTACCGAACTGGCGACCCAGCGTCAAACCCTTTAGACGCCGCAAGGCCAGCGTCAATGCCCAAGGAAGCTATTGCGGCAGCGCGGTCGGGTTAACCGGCCTGCTCAGTTCTGGCGCACGCAATCCACGAAATACCGCAGCTCTCCGGCCGAGTTCTCTTCGACCAGACCGTGGATGTCGGTATCGAAGCCGGGGAAGGTGCGGTTGAATTCGCGCGCGAACTGGAGATAGCGCACGATCGTCCGGTTGAATCGCTCGCCGGGGACCAGCAGCGGAATGCCGGGCGGATAAGGCGTCAACAGCACGCTGGTGACGCGACCTTCCAGCTTGTCGATCTCGACACGGTCGATTTCCCGGTGTGCCATTGCCGCGAACGCGTCCGAAGGCTTCATTGCCGGCTGCATATCGGAGAGATACATCTCGGTGGTAAGCCGCGCCACGTCGTTCGCCTTGTACATGCCATGGATCTGCTCGCACAAATCGCGCATGCCCAGGCGCTCATAGCGCGGATGCGCCTGACAGAATTCCGGAAGGATGCGCCACAGCGGCTGGTTCTTGTCGTAATCGTCCTTGAACTGTTGCAACGCGGTCACCAGCGTATTCCACCGGCCTTTGGTGATGCCGATGGTGAACATGATGAAGAACGAGTAGAGGCCGGTCTTCTCCACGATCACGCCGTGCTCGGCCAGATACCGGGTCACGATCGCTGCGGGAATGCCGGTCTTGGCGAACTTGCCCGACACGTCCAGGCCGGGCGTGATGACGGTCGCCTTGATCGGGTCGAGCATGTTGAAGCCGGGCGCAAGGTTTCCGAAGCCGTGCCACTTCTCGCTGGACTTGAGAATCCACTCCTCGCGCGAACCTATGCCCTCCTGGGCAAGCTTTTCCGGGCCCCACACCTTGAACCACCAGTCCTTGCCGAATTCTTCGTCGACCTTGCGCATGGCGCGGCGGAAGTCGAGCGCTTCGACAATCGATTCCTCGACCAGCGCCGTGCCGCCGGGAGGTTCCATCATGGCCGCCGCCACATCGCAGGAAGCGATGATCGCGTACTGCGGCGAAGTCGAGGTATGCATCAGGTAGGCCTCGTTGAATGCGTGGCGGTCGAGCTTCCTGGTCTGCGACTCCTGCACGAGTATCTGTGACGCCTGCGAGATGCCGGCCAGCAGTTTGTGCGTGGAGTGCGTGGCATAGATGATCGAATCCTTGGTGCGCGGCCGGTCCTTGCCGATCGCATGCATGTTCTTGTAGAAATCGTGAAAAGTCGCGTGTGGCAGCCAAGCCTCGTCGAAATGCAGGGTGTCAATCGAGGAATTCAGCGTGTCCTTGAGCATTTCGACGTTGTAGAGCACGCCGTCGTAGGTGCTTTGGGTGATGGTCAGGATGCGCGGCTTCTTGCGCTTCACGGCGCGCGCAAACGGATTGGCATCGATTTTTTTCTGGATGTTCTCGGGCTTGAATTCGTCGAGCGGGATCGGACCGATAATGCCGAGATGGTTGCGCGTCGGCGTGAGGAACACCGGGATCGCACCCGTCATGGTGATCGCGTGCAGGATGGAAACGTGGCAGTTGCGGTCCACGACGACGATGTCGTCCGGCGCCACGTTAGCGTGCCAGACCATCTTGTTCGACGTCGAGGTGCCGTTGGTGACGAAGAAGCAGTGATCCGCGTTGAAGATGCGGGCGGCATTGCGCTCGGAGGCCGCGACCGGTCCGGTATGGTCGAGCAACTGGCCGAGTTCGTCGACCGCGTTGCAGACGTCGGCGCGCAACATGTTCTCGCCGAAGAACTGGTGGAACATCTGCCCGACCGGGCTCTTGAGAAAAGCGACCCCGCCGGAGTGTCCCGGGCAGTGCCACGAGTACGAGCCGTCCTGGGCGTAATGCACCAGCGCGCGGAAAAACGGCGGTGAAAGTCCGTCGAGATAGGCGCGCGCTTCGCGAATGATGTGGCGCGCGACGAACTCCGGTGTGTCCTCGAACATGTGGATGAAGCCGTGCAGCTCGCGCAGGATATCGTTCGGGATATGGCGCGAGGTGCGCGTCTCGCCGTACAGATAAATCGGAATGTCGGCGTTCCTGAAACGCAGTTCCTGGACAAAGGCACGCAGCGTCTTCAGTGCCTTGTTGGTTTCCTCTTCCGAGCCGGCTCCGAATTCTTCGTCGTCGATCGACAAAATGAAGGCCGACGCGCGGCTTTGCTGTTGCGCGAAGGAGGACAGGTCTCCGTAGCTGGTGACGCCGAGTACTTCCATGCCCTCGTCTTCGAGCGCCTTGGCGAGCGCCCTGACACCCAGGCCGCTCGTATTTTCCGAGCGATAGTCTTCGTCGATGATGACGACCGGGAAGCGAAACTTCATGCTGATCTCCCTGCAGGAACCGCTGGCGTTGAAAGCCGGCGGATTGGAATGCTTGCGTGATGTGGCCTGGCCACGTGTGGAATGACGTTCTAGATCTTGGGAAGCGTGACGCCTTTTTGACCCTGGTACTTCCCGCCGCGGTCGCGGTAGGAAGTCTCGCAGATGTCATCCGGGTCGGACTCGAAGAAGACCACTTGCGCGACTCCCTCGTTGGCGTAAATCTTGGCCGGCAGCGGCGTGGTATTGGAAAACTCCAGCGTCACGAAACCCTCCCATTCCGGCTCGAAAGGCGTGACGTTGACGATGATGCCGCAACGCGCGTAGGTCGACTTGCCGAGGCAGATGGTCAACACGTTGCGCGGGATGCGGAAATACTCCACCGTGCGCGCGAGTGCGAAGGAATTCGGCGGAATGATGCAGACATCGCCGCTGACATCGACAAAAGACTTTTCGTCGAAATTCTTCGGATCCACCATCGTCGAATTGATGTTGGTGAAGATCTTGAAGTCCCTCGAGCAGCGTATGTCGTAACCGTAGCTCGAGGTGCCGTAGGAAACTATCCTGCGGCCGTTGATCTCCCGCACCTGCCCGGGCTCGAACGGCTCGATCATGCCCTGCTCCCGAGCCATGCGGCGGATCCACTTGTCCGACTTGATGCTCATAGCTTCGCTTGAGAGGTAAGGCGTAAGGCGTGAGGCGTGAGGCGTAAAAAGCAAGGCGCCAACGCGGCCTCGGTGCTCCCGGTTTTTTCCCGCCTCACGCCTCTCGCCTCACGCTTTCTCCTTACGTGTTCTGGATGACGATCTTCGGAAACACCGCGCTGTGATCCTTGGCCAGCTCCGCGATGCGGGCGGCCACCTTGCGGGCGATCTCCTTGTAGATCTGTGCCGAGCGGCTGTCCGGCTCGGCGACCACGGTCGGCCTGCCCGAATCCGCATGCTCGCGGATCTTGATGTCCAGCGGCAGGCTGCCCACTACGTCCACCTTGTAGTCCTTGCTCATCCGCGCGGCGCCACCTTCGCCGAAGACGTGCTCTTCGTGGCCGCAGTTCGAACAGATGTGAACGCTCATGTTCTCCACCAGGCCGAGGATCGGCACACCGACCTTCT
The sequence above is drawn from the Betaproteobacteria bacterium genome and encodes:
- a CDS encoding FecR domain-containing protein, with protein sequence MPQDRFSLNGRAALLALIASAYPVIGYSATAAQVDFAVGNVTAVGSNGQSRPLGKGAQIEQGDTVNTNGGRAQLRFTDGAYVSLQPESQFRIDQYRFDGKQDGNEKGFFSLLKGGLRTITGLVGRSNKQNYQVSTSVATIGIRGTEYTIQYGKSVTGTVGEGQIEVCNGAGCLSVTNGESYYVQTQEVKPVLTNKRTDLPPPEPTTPPVHFTQGENTDASGNPVPGFILTGALKLDFVSGNLCDGLCASSGSTAPMVFDSQGTLTGFNSQNVTSVQMGGNDGIVAWGTFRSLTPSTFGGNVFHFVIGSPVPSSDLANLGGTTATYSLIGATPVTNGSDQVVGSLNSATLSITFGVSNPVSAAMTWTINGSPLSATLSGSNSGSTFFLSGSCGGSCFVQADGALFGPNAVRAGMVYGINANLVGAAAFAR
- a CDS encoding dCTP deaminase — its product is MSIKSDKWIRRMAREQGMIEPFEPGQVREINGRRIVSYGTSSYGYDIRCSRDFKIFTNINSTMVDPKNFDEKSFVDVSGDVCIIPPNSFALARTVEYFRIPRNVLTICLGKSTYARCGIIVNVTPFEPEWEGFVTLEFSNTTPLPAKIYANEGVAQVVFFESDPDDICETSYRDRGGKYQGQKGVTLPKI
- a CDS encoding arginine/lysine/ornithine decarboxylase produces the protein MKFRFPVVIIDEDYRSENTSGLGVRALAKALEDEGMEVLGVTSYGDLSSFAQQQSRASAFILSIDDEEFGAGSEEETNKALKTLRAFVQELRFRNADIPIYLYGETRTSRHIPNDILRELHGFIHMFEDTPEFVARHIIREARAYLDGLSPPFFRALVHYAQDGSYSWHCPGHSGGVAFLKSPVGQMFHQFFGENMLRADVCNAVDELGQLLDHTGPVAASERNAARIFNADHCFFVTNGTSTSNKMVWHANVAPDDIVVVDRNCHVSILHAITMTGAIPVFLTPTRNHLGIIGPIPLDEFKPENIQKKIDANPFARAVKRKKPRILTITQSTYDGVLYNVEMLKDTLNSSIDTLHFDEAWLPHATFHDFYKNMHAIGKDRPRTKDSIIYATHSTHKLLAGISQASQILVQESQTRKLDRHAFNEAYLMHTSTSPQYAIIASCDVAAAMMEPPGGTALVEESIVEALDFRRAMRKVDEEFGKDWWFKVWGPEKLAQEGIGSREEWILKSSEKWHGFGNLAPGFNMLDPIKATVITPGLDVSGKFAKTGIPAAIVTRYLAEHGVIVEKTGLYSFFIMFTIGITKGRWNTLVTALQQFKDDYDKNQPLWRILPEFCQAHPRYERLGMRDLCEQIHGMYKANDVARLTTEMYLSDMQPAMKPSDAFAAMAHREIDRVEIDKLEGRVTSVLLTPYPPGIPLLVPGERFNRTIVRYLQFAREFNRTFPGFDTDIHGLVEENSAGELRYFVDCVRQN
- a CDS encoding DUF560 domain-containing protein, translated to MRRLRQFALLLSFIVVLPLSGFAADDLLLKARQQLENGNAQEAYNLLIPLQSTRAGDPDYDYLLGSAALELGRNTEAVFALERVLAVQPNSAQARAQIARAYYNLKETEAAKREFENVKKQEVPPEVSATIDRFLDAITRVQESERTTIRGFVEVGIGYDTNVNSATAENQVAIPAFGGLVFTLASTATKLDDEFISFGGGVNFQHPFSKQLALFGGLTYQNKTNTSEDKFSTYYLDANLGLSYRWDRDTFTLAAQYNSFFVDDPQVYSDAYRNASGVTGQWQHDFDSRNQISVFLQYSDLVYPSQQIRDADRYIGGVGYAHAFGRGTVITYVGLYGGTEKEKADNVPQLGNDIYGARFGAQWNLNEKYSIFANASGERREYGGPDPFFLVDRKDTQYSASGGLIFVPKKNLRITPQISWTDSRSNIDIYHFDRVIYQITLRQDM